Genomic DNA from Oryza sativa Japonica Group chromosome 5, ASM3414082v1:
TACGTACACTAGCATTTATACTAGCATTCATCTAAATAATGTTGAATATCGTGTTTTCTTTTGGCAGTTCTGCAGTTGGGCTagataagagcaggtacaatagcaggctattagccagctgtaaacatattttagtgagataaaagatgagagaggagtagcgggctacagatctgtagccagctgcagcgtgGACTtcaagacacaatgtgtgtatgacaggtaggaccatatattagtagtatagtaagcaactattgtataaattagctattagattggctatagataaattggagctagcggtgggctatactattaaacttgctctaaggtaCTATGGTGGTACTGGAACGGACAGAGAAGGGGTAGCACTAGGGGTCTCAGGAAAACAGGGTAGATATTTCCCAATTCCGTCTGCCCATATTAATTTGGGATAATTTTTGGGTTAAAAATTTAAGTATCTATAAGTTTTTACTGGTAGTTGGTCTAAATACAGGTATTTTCAGCCGGAAATATATGAGATCAGGTTCCGGACGACACTATCCGACATATATAGATTAACTGGTAAAGATATAAATATTATCCGGATTTTACAGGCCACCAAAATCGGAAAGACCATCCACATTCCAAAGCCGGGCACATGGCCCAAAAGGTCCACCAGCCAGCCACCATAGGTAAACCTTAGCCGCACAGCACACAGCCAGGCAGTACAGCAGCAGCCTGCACAGCCTGCACAGCACAGCACAGTAGTGTAGAGTACTGATATGCTTGACAAGacttttgtttgtgacttgtgagCACTATTTCTTTcgtctaaaaaaagacaaattctagatttgtgtccaacgtttgactgtccgtcttatataatttttttataattagtatttttattgttgttagatgataaaacatgattaatactttatgtgtgacttgtctttttatttttttcaaataagacggacggtcaaacgttggacacggaaaaccagggtttgtctttttttttttgggacggagggagtattactgtGATCTCTCATCAATTGTCATACTTcttccgtctcataatataagggattttaactttttgtttgcgctgtttgaccacttgtcttagtaaaaaattttgtgcaaataaaaaaaacaaaaagttgtgtcccataatataagggattttaactttttatttgcattgtttgaccacttatcttattaaaaaattttgtgctaataaaaaaacaaaaagttgtgtttaaagtactttggataataaagtaagtcacaaataaaataaataataattccaaattttttttgaataagatgaatgatcaaacagtgcaatcaaaaagtcaaaatcccttatattatgagacgtggagggagtataaattaatCTTTTCGCTTGATTGTAACTATGCATGTGATTTTgaggtaattttttttattatgaattGGTACTACTATTACAATGAATTGGTGATATTATGAATTATATCTATTAGTCTATGTGGATGTTGATTTACACTTATAGATTATATGTGGTGATACGGTGAGGTACTGTGCTAGGCTTCTACTCCATGCTCTTTGTAGGTCCTGAACTCCTGATCCCTTAATGGCCTAATTTAATCACATCGTAGATATATGGAACGACTGAATGGTTATTATctatatgatatatatagttGCCACTTTAACTTGATATCCAAATAAGTATTTGTAACAGATAGTGTACGTATTCGTTTTGGTACGTATCTAGCTATTTTGTATTTGTGTCCGATATTATCTGAGTTTGTATCCATATTTAGTACTACTCGTGTCCGACCTGATTTCGATTATAAAATGTGCATGAGTTAGGGATATGGGAAGGGTAAAATCTGACCCAACCCGAGACTTTGGTTTTGCACATCAGGTTCGTCAATCTCTATGTATGACCTTATCTGGCTGTACCTAAAAATGGCCACATTCGCTTTCATGTTGAAGCTGAAGCATTGTCTGGAATTTGAAGATTTGCTCTATAGTGTGAAATCCTATGGTATGATCTTTTGCTGGTTGGATCATGGGTGATACACACGCCGACACGCGTGTCGTTTCCTTTTGGAAATTCTTTCTCGCAGTCTTAAGTGTTGCTACTGTGAAGAATGGAATTTAAGATCGTCTATGTGTAGAGCTAACTAATTAATCAAATTACATAACattggtggagaagtgctttatagtcccggttcgtaaaaaccgggactaacaatccgggactaaagatcgctatctttagtcccgggtgaaaaaaccaggactaaagatcgatctttagtcccgattgatgataccaaccgggattaaagatagagatcttaccaaccgggactaaagagagggtagcggcagtccaTCAGCtggtccttttttcttttttattttctcccgaatcaagtggtatgcatatcatcaaatcaaaccccaaatccacatcacaactccacagcacgattcacagattcaccacaaattcattcacaatatccattcacatattcattcacaacatcacaaataTATTCACAATATTGATTCGCAGGTTCATTGACAACATCGAGTCACATactcattcacaacatcacagattcattcacaatatcgattcatagattcattcacagatcaaaacatccaaaccacaaattaaaaaaaaatcaaaaaaaaatcgactcaccggccggcctcccatcccgccgccggccggccacccatctcgccgcttcccctccagccggatctgggggaggggagggcgaggccgccggcgaccagcctccatcccgccggcccgcgccggGCCACCGCCGGCCGTCCTCCATCCCGTCGCTTCCCCTCCGGCTAGatctggaggaggggagggtgaggctgccggcgaccggcctccatcccgctggcccgcgccgggccgccgccggccgtcctccATCCCGCTGGCCCGTGCCCGgccgccatcccgccgccgccggccggccgccgcccgccccagCCCGTGcctggccgccgccagcccgcaccccgccgcctccatcccgccaccgccggccggccgccgccagcccacGCCCGtcccccatcccgccgccgccggccggccaccgccaGCCCGTGCCCGGCCTCtatcccgccgccgtcggctgcctctgcaagaggaagagggggaggggaggagcagaGGGGGTGAGAGAAGAGCAAGGGGAGAGGATGGAAGGAGAAGGATGGAGAGGATggagataaggaaggagaagaaaaagagataaggatgggagatagagagagaggggctaCGCATGCGCTTGTGCGTGGGCTGGTGTGTACGCTTTATTCCAGGTtgatgttatcaaccgggattaaagatcccggggatctttagtcccagttggtaccaaccgagactaaagatcctatcttaggatctttagtcccggttggtgttatcaactgggactaaagatctcggggggcctgacaaggcctgatagatttagaaccgggactaaagattatttttagtcccggttggtaacaccaaccggaactaaagatcaaatatgcccgctgtagccaccaaccgggactaaagatcatctttagtcccgatttttagtggaaccgagactattgtggatttcgggcgaccgaccaaagatggtttctccaccagtgtaagtATACTACAAGTATAGTTTTAAAGTTTTACTATTTATCTTCAAAGTTAACCTACATATCTTTTTATGGACCATATTAATGTACATTTAATAAATTACTAAAAGATATTCCCtccttttcatattataaatcgtttaacttttttcttagtcaagaTTCTTTAGGTTCGACCAATTTTacagaaaaaattagcaatatctataataccaaattagtttaaataaatttaactttaaatatattttgataatatgtttgcttTGCATTGAAAATGCTTAtataattttctataaatttggtcaaatttaaaggTGTTTggctaagaaaaaaatcaaacaacttacaatatatttaatgttagatttagtgaaactaatttggtattttagatgttgctaatttttataaaactacagatttacgTGTTATACATAAAACTAAAGATTTAGCGTCaaatttattacaaaactataaatttaaggcTAAGTATCTCAAAAAACTACAGATTAATATTGaagttatcataaaactatagattttgaAGTTCACTCAGATCCCTAGTACTACTATTTTGTTGGAGCTATATAcgttatagttttgtgattaaattgtcAAATATATAGTTATGGGATAAATTTGCTACCTAATCTATTGTCTTATGATATTCCATCTTAAgtatataattttgtgataaatgtgATCTATAAATTTATAGTGCAACACTtcaaatatgtagttttacgaTAGTTTGGTATATGCGGTTTTATAAAATTCTCTCTTTTGTATGTAAAATTTACAGTGGAAGAGAACCCAATGTCCTTTGACCTCTGCACAAAGCCAAAACACTTTTTAATCTATGCAAATGATGGACTAACAGCTTAATTAACACCCAAGCAGATTAATCATGTGTGGAGCCCACAAACGAACACAAAAAGAGGACGACAAAACATGCATTTGCCACAGTGCTATACACCACTAATTAACTTTTGGGGCAGCATCATACACATGAGTTTCATCTTAGATCAAACATATACTTCTTCGATTTTCcaatcgatcgatggatcgagCACATATATACATGCACATACGATACAAATAATCCTCGTACAAGAGCAGCACATACGATGCATCCGCCCACTCGTTAATTACTACTAGTAATTAATCTCCGCGAATTATTTGGGAATTAATTGCTCATCACTACCTACAAACCGtagtcgtcgccgtcgtaggtgtgcgagccgccgccgtagaGGAACGTCGGCGGCGAGAAGCAGACGGAGTACCTGTTGTCGATCAGCTCCGGCGCGATGAAGctgttctcgtcgtcgtccagcgccgccgcctgcaggcCGGCGCcctgcccgccggcgccggcgccgccgtggtccGTCGACGACGAGTCCACGGTGCTGCCCGGGCTGGGCTGCatcatcgccgccgcgccctgcatcatctcgccgccgccgccgccaccaccgccgctggtCTCGTCGacgggcgcgccgccgccgccgccgcggtacTTGGACGGGTCGGCGTGCCGGCCGGTGAGCTCCTGCACGAGCGCGCGGAAGCCCTCCTCGCTGGTGGTCACCCGCATCGGGTTGGCGATGTACACCACCTTGAtctccctcctcttccctcctccgcctccgccgtcgccctgATGCTTCCCCTTCCGATGCatcctccccgcgccgccgcccgtcgcgctCCGGCGagcattgccgccgcctccgcccttgGCGCCGCACTGCTTCTTGTCCATCgatctagctagctaagctacaGATGAATGGATCGAGGAGCTAGAGTGAGATTTGCAGGTGTGGCTAATTAATGGCGAGATTAATGGGAGGATTAATTGGGGAGCTCAGGGGAGTGTACTGGCGAATGAGAGGTTGGAGGTCACAATTGTGGAAAAGAGGCTATAAGAAGGCCGGCGGATGGCCGTTTCCAGTTTTAGTAGTGTTAGTAGCATAATTTGGCTTTTGGTTAGGTCATTTTAGACAGGCCAAATTATATAGAATAGTTGGTGTAATTATTTTAGTGGTTTGCTTAAGAATTGGTTAGCTTGACAAGGGCAGGAATTTGTGATGCACCGGGAGGTGTACGAGTTGCTGGGGAGCTGCAGAAACTAGAGAAGaaggttgggacttgggaggctGCAATTATCAGATTTTGTCAGTTCAAGCAGCTAGCATGCAGCGATGGAGCTTTTGCCGATTCAATGGATGTGAGGCTTTAGTGGTTGATTTTATGTGGCTGGGGTTGGATGCAAGGCTATGTTTGATGATATGCCTGTTGAAGTCTAGCCACACAGGATCACATTGTTGCCAGAGCAAGGGGAGACAAATTCTGAAACTTGGGCTGGAGCAGCGTTGCAGGATGGAGGCGACTTTTGGCTGAGGCGTGTATACGTCTGCATGGAAGCTGTTGTTAAAAAAGGACGGTTTTGATTAGATAGAATTAATCACGGATTTACCTAGAGTTTTCTATATATGTAGTACAGCGTATTCCTTTACTATATACTATGGATTTTGCACTTGGTAGGGCTCTGGAACAATTATCATCCTATATTATTTTCTTCTACCGTTTTCATCGTACTTTTGCTCTTGTTTATTTGGCCAAATCCTAGTTATCTAGGGTGCGGTTGATTTTTACTGGTTTGCGCTGAAAATCAGTCGGGTTCTTCCACGAAAGTGAAGATCTTTGCTAGTTTGCTTGAAAACTAGTCGTTCGTCGTCACGAAAGCACGACGGTTATCATTGTTGTTGCGTGAATAAATTTTACGTGTCAACAAGTAGCCAACCAAAGGAAGCCACGGATGGCAAAAGGTTACTATAATACAGCTACGGCGGATGGATTCCTGTGGGATGAGAGGGGATTTGTGTGAGAGAGGCAATGGCAATGCAATGCAAGTGGATTCTGTTACTGTATATCCCCTCTTGATCAatgtaataataatattattattaaaaGAAGATGGTGTACATgatgttggggggggggggagtgtgTGGCACTGCCATGGATAATGGCTTTTGGAGTTTAGAGAGACATCAGGTGGAGGCAATTTGTTAGGTCTACCCAACAATGTGAATTGGTTCATGCCTATGAGCACATAACATTTCTCTAAGAAGTGGTGAATTAGTCGACCATGGTGTGGTATTTCTAAGAAGCGGCAAAATAATCGAAGATAATATAGTTGTGCGGAAGTTTATTTGCAGTATTGTAGAGTTTGTAGCTAGCTGGTGCAAATTTCTCAATTTACATATGGATGCCATCGTATGAATTAATGGGCTTCCTTTTTTTACTCCGTGTTTgctaatatatttatattgacaTTAACACCACGCCTaattcccccccccctttcAACTAACTATTAGGTATGGTTTCAAGTTGCTTATAGAGTTAGTATTAATTTTCCTAATAACAAATGCTAAGttatactacttcctccattctttctttatttttttgctcTGCAGCCTATCTGCCCATATCAACTAAGTATATGTTCAAAGCTACATAGTTTGATAATATTAAAACTACGGAGTATATCATTAGATTCACGCTGACAACACTTTCGATAATGCGGTGTTTTTATTGAATTTCTTTAATGCGCACctataaaatattttcaaaatttcgagttgaaaagaaaaaaaagctatTATTACTAAAAACTAAAGTTTGCATCAATCCATGGGTCGACAAGGGCAACCACAGTTTGGAATCGGATACGGGCAGCAAGGGGA
This window encodes:
- the LOC136356687 gene encoding putative glycine-rich cell wall structural protein 1 is translated as MDKKQCGAKGGGGGNARRSATGGGAGRMHRKGKHQGDGGGGGGKRREIKVVYIANPMRVTTSEEGFRALVQELTGRHADPSKYRGGGGGAPVDETSGGGGGGGGEMMQGAAAMMQPSPGSTVDSSSTDHGGAGAGGQGAGLQAAALDDDENSFIAPELIDNRYSVCFSPPTFLYGGGSHTYDGDDYGL